Genomic DNA from Corylus avellana chromosome ca4, CavTom2PMs-1.0:
GGTTAGGATGTGTGGCATCCCGACCGACAATGGCGTTGGAGATCCTGGCAGGTCACACATCTCAACCAACAATGGCAATGGAGATCTCGGCGGGTCAAGATGTGTGGCATCCCAACCAGCAATGGCGATGGAGGTTGTGCCTTGTCGGGTGGACCCGAGGAAAGGTCTTTTGGCAATCTTGGCGGGTCTGGACATGTTGCATCCTGACCAACAATTTACTTAGTGGCTGAGGAGAGCTTGAAATTTTAGGTGTTTCTTGTAGAAGCTCAAAGCTCACAATAGACAAGAAATGTATAGCAGTTGTGCTGCTGGTTAGCTCAAATATAGCTAGATTTTAGTCCAGGTCATTCCAGTAGATCAGGTCGTAATCATCAAATAATTCAGAACGTTTTAAACAGTTAGAATATATGTACTGAAATTGGACAATGCCGAATCAACACTCATGCATAGATGCTGCTGGTCAGACAATTTATGCTTGACCAACACTTGTGCATGGGGACTGCCGATCGGACAAAATCATGCCTGACCAATGCGTATGCAAGCAAAATATATGTTATTAGGAGTAAAGGAACAATAAAAGTTTACTTGAGTCGAGTGGCTTGGGTTTTGCTGAAAGACATACCAAGTGCTTGGAGACTGCTTTGGTGGCATATATGTTATTTAAAGTAAAGGAACAATGAAAGTTTACTTGAGCTGAGTGGCTCGGGTTTTGCTGAAAGACATTCCAAGTGCTTGGAGACTGCTATGGTGGCAGCGGCGTCCACTTCAATAGGCATGTGGTACAAGAAAGTGCAACATAATTTGCAACCATGATTGCTAGCCAAATGTCtggaggatatatatatatttttttacctcAGAATCTGGTCCTCAAGAATGTGTTGCTCGAGCTTCGAATTTTGGCACTCAGACATTGGTCCTCAGCTATCGGGAATGTACTGCTCGGCTTGGCCAAGGTTGTGTCTACTCGGCAATGGCCCCTCGGGAAAGGCAGTGTGTGGCAACTCTGACATGAGGAGGGAGAAGAGGAGACCCATAAGCTTAGCCCAAGCGTTTGAAGAGAAGAGGAACATTGTTCCCACATACAGTGCCAGCTGTAGAAGCAAATTTTCGGATGGCCGAACTGACGATGGATCTCCTGCAAAATGAGGGAGAAAGGTCACCGGAAAACCGCTGGTCTGCGGGGCAATGGGGAACCTCCAATGCTTTAGTCTGTAAATGCTTGTTGAGAGAAAATTGAATGGAGAGAGAGtggggagaggagaggagaaCATGCACGTGTGAGAATGAGGAAAGTAGAATGTGCTTACTTGGGAATGTGTACCCTTTTTTATGGGAGGCTCCTTGGGGTGGTCCTTGGATGCTTCCCACGTGGCGGACTCCAGTTGCCATATGTTGAGTGCAATCTTGCTCAAACTACTTTTGAGTGTCTATAAGTGCAATAGTTTCTAATATTTTAGGATGTCTAAACTGATGTGTATGTGGGAAATCCAAATATAAATATCGTTTCTTACGGAATCTATAAGATGGATGTAAACAGAATACAAGTTTAGCCATCTCATGCTCTAATAGTTAGTTGTTTTCAGAGTATAGTTTTTAGTATGTTGATTGCAAACAGGTTTGGTAGAAAGTGATTTTTACTGCTTAATGAGCACTAGTTAGTGGGTATCCCTTTCAGGCTGTTCACCTTTATGTTTCCATTCCTATTTGTACTTGTGATTTTGTGGCTTGATATATAATTTCTGACTGTTCTGCTGTGAAAAATGTATTCTACCACAGAGTTTAAGTTGAATGGaaatgtaattttcctttttgttacATCCTCTGTAGATTTTTACCTGTTTTAACCATCATTTAAGTGCTTTTCACAGAACATTTTGGGCAATGATAACTTGGATCAATTGTTTTACATGTTTCTGTAGGTACTGAAGCAAAAGATCGAAAATGAAGCTTCTTGTTTCTTTGGAATTTATCACTGTTATGGAAGTGACATCAAGTGGCCTAATGTGGCCACTGGCCTTTATGTACACCAAAAATGCACCACTTCTCTCCTTACTAAAGTTTGATTTTCGCTAGAGTTTTTGCTGCCTCTGGTTTTTCTATTTCCCCTTCAATATTCTTATGCATCTTTGCACGAATAAGTCTCGAGCACTTAAATTGTCCCTCAATAAAATCAATTAGaaaattcaattgaaatgatCCTGATAAACAATTAAGGGTCCATTTGGGATTGtggttttaataagtgagatttaaaaaattacgtttttaaaaaatcgcgttttttaaatcgctactttttaaaattgcaatagcgtttggtaaaatatattaaaaaatacttttttatcaaatatttgttatgcgaaattatgattttgtttaaatttgtgttttttcaaataaataccCCATAATCTGCTTaaagaaattgcagattttttttttcctattttagattaagtgttttttaaattgcattgTCAAGTGTCTTACATGTTTTGATGTCTTTTAAAATCGTAGATTATTTTTGCGAAATCGCATTCCTAAACGCACCCACCCTAAGTAATGACATTGTGTTAGCGATGGTAAGAAAATACAACCGAAAAAACaatttactattttctttttttctgttttctggaGTACACCATTCCCCGGATCCCATCCGGATCCGCCACAAACCCCAAGGGCCTATAGAACCCGAGAACGCGGGGCTCCGAATAGAGTGCAATATTACAAATCCCTTTGGATGACAGCTCATCTAACAACCTCTCCATCACAGCCTTCCCTAAACCAATCCCCTGGAAAGAGGGGTCCACCACCACGTCCCATATGATCGCGTTGAAGACGCCGTCACCCGTCGCCCTAGCAAACGCCACGGGCCTCTGCGTCTTGTTGTACTGGATCCACAACAGCGACTCGGTGTGCTCGAGAGCGAGCTTTATCTTCTGCGGGTCGCGCTTCGGGAACCCGACCGCCACGAACACGGTGTTGAGGTGGTCGAGGTTGAGGTCGTCGATCGTGCGGCGGAGGATGAAGCCCCGGGACTCCAGGGCTTGGTCGGAGATGGAGTAGTTGGTGGTCTTGGTGTCGGTTGAGGTATGAGCTGAAACGGCGACGGTTTTGTGGCGGGCTGGGGTTTTGAGGCGGAGAGAGGACGGGAGAGGCGTGGAGATTATGCCACGTAGAAGCATTGTTCCTTATTTACAAAGGGCTAAAGAGAAATGACAACCGTGGCGGttgtattataattatttgCGTGATATTGATATGTATGAATTTGGTTGGAATTTGTGGTGGTCATGGACCGGTGGAAGATACGGTTGGTTGGTTCACAGGGATATAATGGGCCAATTTTCTTGGTGGTCCAACTGGGACAGCTCAGCATGGTGGGTGAATTCATTTCCAGCCCAAACTCGAAGCCAAATTTGATCAATGAGATTTGACCACCCTTGTGTAAAAGAAGTGAGCAGGAATAGCGATGATGAATTATATATAGAGGACAGTGAAAGAGTACGATCAAATTCTTGGTGCTCTGCAAAACCCACATACTGAATCTTTCTGGGTTCAGCTCATTTTCAAGCAATTCCATTGTCATAACCTTTTCAGGTATGTTCTCTGCATTTATTTTGCCtatatttgttatttcaatCCTATGTAAATTGATTGACTTCGTTCGAGTTATTGTTCGTTTTACTAGTTGAGTTGGATTACAAACATATGCTAAAgacgaaaaaggaaaaaagaaaaaaagctagATCCGTTATCCTTTTAATTTTGCTCGTCTTGCCTTTTGGGTTAATACTTTGCACTGTTTTCTCATGCAGTTGTTCTGTTAGAGTCATATTCCTGTCTACGATATGAAAATGTGAAAGTTGATCCTTTACTCTATAATGGACTATAATGAGAATCACAgtttgatgggttttttttttttttttgataagtaaacaagAGATAAACTGTATCTGCCTTGTCACCGATATCCTATAAAAGAGAAAGGATAGTCGGAGCTAAAGGCAGAGTTACGCGTAAGGAATATATACACGCAACGAAATTCTACTTCAATATTGCCTAACGATAGATTATGATCAAATATGCTATGTTATGTTAAAGCATTACCACCAGCCTTACTCATATCAATCATGCTATGCAATGTTATAATGGTTGTTTTTTTAATCGGGAATTCATTAAAAAAGGGCGAAGTGGTACacccgaaaaaagaaaaaaagatcaagaaaattatgaaagctaaaaatattaaattagtcAAAGGTAGTTGTCCAGTGGTAAAGATATATGGTGCATAGATCGTCTTTTGAAGGATTCTTTTCCGGAGTTATTCCGTTTTGCTAGGAATAGGGATGCAACGGTGGCTGACCTTAAGAGTGTTAGTAATGATACAACTCAATGGGACATTAACTTCACTAGGttggtgcatgattgggaggtggactgTGTCTcctttttcttcaactttttgtACTATGCTAGAATGGGTCGGGAGGGTGATGATAGCCAATGTTGGAAGCACcctaaaaaaaatctttttgaggTCAAAACTGTTTATAAGGTTCTTCTTGCTAATGTTATGCATTTAGATTATTTCTTTACAGCTTACATTATAATCTATGTAGGTTCATTCATATGTGTAAAAGATCTTCTTAAGTATTGGAATTCGATCGAActagtttttgtttgtttaaatggGAATCACAAAGTCCTGAAGTGTTGAGTTTGCTTGTTGATCTTTGCTTAAAAGTTTTGTTTGGTTTCCTTCAAGCATTATGAAGTGGTAGTGGGATGAGGATGGTTAGTGTATGTTTTAGTGTCAAATCCTGCttggccaaaagaaaaaatgagaaagaaggaataaaaaaaagaagaataaaaaggttaaaaattgAGTCTCATCTCCTTGATCTTTCACGTTCTTGTGCCGAATCTGATAAATGTTCTCAGCAAGAACCTATTTTCTTATGGAAGATAGTtgtttgttgttcttttttttgatattgactatcttaaaaaaaaaaaaaatagcattggcCTGGTGCTGAAAGCTTTCTTTGTGGTAGGCCTTGGCTACAAATCTTTCCTGGCCaaaacagagagaaaaaaaaggacagataatgatatttaaattttactttgttGCGATTGCAGAGAGATCTATCTCCTCCTTAGACATAATTGCTTGAAGgccatatttattatttacgAGCTTCGATATTTatgaaattgagattttttcttttaataactATTAATTAGAGAGTATAAGGGCAACTTGTTTTGGTGACTTACATTTATGATTTTTCAgaagttatatttttatattcttgTATCTTTGTTTCTCATTTTTATGTCAACGTCAATGTTGTGTTGTACAATAAGGTCTGTTCCGCTAACACTCAGGTACCTTGTACAGAATTTATGGCTGTCCTAACCAGAATTGGCCTCGCTAGCCTTGCTTTCATGGGGTAAAATCTAGCCCTCAACATTGCAGAGAAGTGATTTCCAGTTTCTGTTTATAATTGGACCACGTCAAAAGTTAGAACGATCCGAACAGGAAGGAAACCTTCCCTTGTATGGATTCCATGATCCTGAATCCTTTGTTCGTTCGATCCAAAAACCTCGTGTCATAATCATGCTTGTAAAGGCTGGGTCTCCAGTttatcaaactatcaaaacccAATCAGTTTACAAGGAGAAAGGAGACTGTATCATTGATGGTAGTAATGAGCGGTATGAGAATACTGAAAGGAGGGGGAGAGCCATGGCTGAGCTGGATCTACTTTATCTCGTCATGGGCCGTCTTTGATGCCTGGAGTTTCCTTTGAGGCCTATAAGTACAATGAAGATATTCTTTTTAAGAGCCACCCAAGTTCCTGATAGTGGCCTTTGTGTTTacttaattaaattgataaacgAGGATCAGGAAATTTTGTTAAGATGGTTAACAATGGGATTGAATACGGTGATATGCAGCTGATAGCAGAGGCCTATGATGTTCGTAAATCAGTTGGAAAGCTCTATAATGAGGAGTTAAGCCATGTTTCTCAGAATGGAAAAAGGGAGAGCCATTCAGCTTCTTGATTAATATCACAGCAAATCTGGTCCAAGCTCAAAGAGATTACTTTGGAGTTTGGAGGTCATACATATGAGAGGACCGACATGCCGGGATCCTTCCATACTGAATGGTTCAGGATTGCTAAACATTCAAAGATCTGATTTAAGCCGTCTGTGGTGGTCGCGTGCTGATATGATGTCATTAAATGTAATAATGTGACTGGTAAATTGGGCAATCATCCTGTCAACTTCTGGTGACATCATCTGTTCATGATAGGTTTATCAAATCTGTTAATTTGTCTAGAGAGCATTCTTCTTCTGTTTGTTGTGGAGATCAATCTTGAGTAGATCAATAAGCGCATGTGTATcccctttaattttttgggaGCTAAACGCGGTTTCATCAAGTGTGTATTAAGAGGATGATGCTAGAAACATCAATGATTCTTGTTTGTTTGATAATCTCCTCTCCCTTTCCatcttttgtcttttcatttcttttagtGTGCTGTTCGTCATTGAATGTGGAGCTCTCCTCGCCTTTACTTGTAAAGCAATATTGAATTTCTCGTACTTGAGTCATCAAAGGTCTTTTATCTCATAAAAAGAAATGCTTCATGGCTCTGGGCGGGCGTTGGAAATGCTGACAATGCCTTCAATTCTACTTGTCCCTCGTTCTAATTAAATGCATCAACTTTAGCGTTAGCTTTCTCTCTAGAAAGTAGAAGCCTTGCCTCCTCCTTGTGAGGTTTTTCACCGCCTCTAGCGGTGTTCTAGGGGAGGAGGAATGGATCATTTTTCCTCCCTTCTCCCCTTTCTTGTCATCTCTTTTTGCTCTTTcgctgttcttttttttttttttttttggctcctcTTCTTTCAAGGATCGCAACATTAGCCCCTTCACCCCTTTTGCCGAGCTGCGCCACCCCCTTCGGCCTTTGCTTTCTACTTGCACTTTGATCCCTTCAGGGGGCATTTTCCAGccaaatctttatttttctattagtTTCGCCTACCGGCTCGACGCACCATCTTCTTCCTTGGCCTTTCCGTTGTCCTCCACGCCTCCTTGCGTCTCCCACGTGACCCCCACATGCTGGCGTGTGGATTTCACGTACTCGCTAGTGTTCTCCTAGCGCCATCCCCTCGTTGCTTCCTCCACtgatgttgtttttttttttggggggggccGGGGGGGTTGTAgttattgttgttttttgtgGGGTTTTAACTAACTCCTTGCTCTTATATAGTTTTATCTAGTAGTGGAGTCATTTACAAATGGAATTCGTTCCTCCTTGTTGACAAACCTCCCCCTTGACGACTTTCTTTTGATGGTTGTTGTAGTTTCTTAATGAGGGGGTCAAAAATGGTTGAGGGACGTTTTGAAATTCGTGTTATTTCTGACACATAATTCAAATTGTTTTGACTGGCAACCAATCTTCTTGACGTTTGTGTTAGAAATTTATAAGGTCGTGTCATTCACTTAGCACATTcccttttaatttatatttactcGCATCGATCTAGTTGTATTGGAGCTTATTGTTGGGTTGTCCAttctttcccttttaatttatgtttactcACCCTAATCTAGTTGTATAACTTGTATTGAACTTATTGTTGGGTTGTACATTCCTTTTTCAGTGTTTTGATTTGGTGTAATCatcccctccccctcccccttcccctTCCATTGTTGCGaagaaaaaacattaacaatcaACCTGATGAtgcattttcttaaaaaaaacaaaaaaacaaaaaacaaagtgtATCAACTTTTGGTTGAAGCAGTTAAAAAAAGACAAGTGCAATTTATGGGTCCACTACACAGAGAAAATGTGCTCATATCATGTCCTACTCACTTCCATCTCAATTTTACACTCAATTGCCGTGGGTATTACTTCCTCCTAGTTTTAACATTATTTCTAAAAGTTGGAATTCACTTTCTTGCCCATGCTTGAAGGAGATCAAGCAGTTGATGTAATGTAGCTACTTGCTTGAGCCTTGAAAAACACACATAAATAGctaaatatatcataaatagTTGGCTTCTAATTTCTGATCTTTTTTGGAAGTTCATCAAGCATAAATATTGCAGAATTTTTCATCTGCCATAACTAGTTAACCTTCACTAAATTGTAACTACTAcccctttttgcttttttattcaTGCTACtaagacattgaaaaaaaaaaaaaaaaaaaaaaaacatattcgTGCATACATGTCACAGATAACGTACAAGTGCATTTGCCAGCTAACCTACCTGCTATCTTGGTTCACCATAAACTCTGAAAAGTTGGAAGCGGGAGACAGATATGCATGAGCTGCCATCTGCCCTTTAGTCACCCGAGAAGATTTAATGGATACAAAACGACGCAATCTTTGTAAGGAGAAAAATGAGCAGCTAGAATACACTAGTCTTGTTTGAGCATCATCTtggtttttctttgcttggctCCACTAATTGAGACTTGGCTTGCAGCACTTTCTGCCCTGTACACAGattgtcctttttcttctttgactcttgtttcatcttttttcttcacCTGTTTGCGTGGCTTCTTTTCTGAGGAATACTTGCTATTTCCCTCATCTTGTGCATGCTTCATAATATGACCCATGTTGCCACTACTTCCCTCACCCTTTCCGCATGGAAGTAGTTGATCATGGTGGCTTGGACCGGAAGAGGCATCTGAAGCCATAGAGTCTTCACtcccaccaccatcatcatcatcatcatcatcatgaatATCTCTGCCCTTGTCGTTTTCATTTGGTATGGTGGAGCCAATATATATTGTCCACCCAGACTCACCACTCCCGCTCTGTTCTTCTGCACCTCCAAGAGCCAGGGGAGACTCCATTGCTCTTCTAGCTAGCTTTAGAAACAGAATATCTATATAAGGAAAAACATAGTAcctagaaagaaagagaacaaaGTATAAAGTTAGAAACTTGATAGATATTGTTTCCAACTAACCTGCAATATTCAATTCTCATCACCTGGGAAATACACTTTCATTTTTTGTGTATCTGGGCTCTTCAACCAATTGCTTCTCTCCACATATATGACAAAGAGACCTATCTCAACAGTACACATTGAACCCTCATTATTAAATTGTCAGTGAACATGTCCCCTCTGGCAATCCTATCACCTTAAATTGTATGGCTTTAATCACTAGAAGACAAGCACTCTCTGATGAAAGGAGgagtccccccccccccccccccccctcccccgtCTCCAATATTATTTAGGAATAGATATAGTTTATATAGGCTAGGGAGGGACTTTATTTTGGTCATTAATTTAACCTCACCTGAAAAACCCACCATCTTTAATTCTCTGTCTATTGCATAAATAAAGAGCAGCTTTTAAGGTCAAAACTGAAAAACAGATTAGCCCCACTCGAACGAGACAGAATTTTGAGTCAATTTCTTAGATAGGTTTTTAAGTCTTTGCCTCTCTCCCTCTATTTCTCCTAATATTACTTTTCATATATTTAAAACATGACTTTGCGTCAACAAATAGCAGCCTTTACTGTGAAGCGTGCAGAGAAAACAGCTGGGTGTTGGCATTTTGCATCAGATGAATGTGATAAGGTTGGCAAAAGGTCATTTTGCTTCTATTCTTCTGTCCtagttttttttcccccttcccAAAAAACAGGTTAATGCCTATTGTGTCATCAATAATGATGGCTATAAACTGCTGTACAACTGGAATGTCATTATCGTAAAagtaatttactaaataacattactctttgatTAACCAACGACACGATCATGAAAATTTAATTGTAACTTTACTTGGAGAGTTATTGCAGGGTATTATTTGACTctataattttccttatttcaCCTTATTGGATGTTGTGATTGAGTCCACCTCCATCTGGGCATTAAGTGAAGTGGCATGAGCAGGCTTTCATCATTGAAAAGCATTTCTATGGTGCCCCACATCCCTTCTTTGTCATGTATATAAGCCTAGACAAGTGAGGCCCCTTGCCAATTCCTGCTTTTGTGGGGGCAGGGAGATCGACTTGTTCTTGTCTCTGGGCTGCATGTGAATGGAACTCGTCACTTCTCTTTTAATAATTACACATTATGGCATAAATTGggtttaatgtgcattttaactCAATATTAATGAGTATGACTTACCATACAcatgaatcatatatattttcttaggagcatttatatatatattatggtaAAAAAGAatacatcaaattttttttttatgttatactTATTCCCAACATTTAATTTGTCCAAACTCAAAGGGTTTCTGTCCTTTACTAGCTTTGAGAACATTGTCGGTGGCCCTTGTCTAACATGAAGTTGTTTTGCAGTGAATCATTAATGGATCAAGAGAGAGAGCAGAAAAGAGAGAAACTGAAATATGTATTTCCTACCGAGTTCTTTTACGTACATCTTGGACAGCTCAGTTTTATGTCATTGATGTCCTTCtggttttggtgttttctgtACTTAATTGACTCCTGTGTAACCTTTAGAACCGAACCACACCCCCCCCTCGACACCCTTTTTGTTCAGTGTCTTATACTTCGTTTTAACTGACGTGTTTTACTGTTCAGTGTTTTTCTGCCACGTAAG
This window encodes:
- the LOC132177625 gene encoding GCN5-related N-acetyltransferase 1, chloroplastic gives rise to the protein MLLRGIISTPLPSSLRLKTPARHKTVAVSAHTSTDTKTTNYSISDQALESRGFILRRTIDDLNLDHLNTVFVAVGFPKRDPQKIKLALEHTESLLWIQYNKTQRPVAFARATGDGVFNAIIWDVVVDPSFQGIGLGKAVMERLLDELSSKGICNIALYSEPRVLGFYRPLGFVADPDGIRGMVYSRKQKKRK
- the LOC132179385 gene encoding protein SOB FIVE-LIKE 1-like, giving the protein MESPLALGGAEEQSGSGESGWTIYIGSTIPNENDKGRDIHDDDDDDDGGGSEDSMASDASSGPSHHDQLLPCGKGEGSSGNMGHIMKHAQDEGNSKYSSEKKPRKQVKKKDETRVKEEKGQSVYRAESAASQVSISGAKQRKTKMMLKQD